Proteins co-encoded in one candidate division WOR-3 bacterium genomic window:
- the uppS gene encoding di-trans,poly-cis-decaprenylcistransferase gives MPEFHKVPRHIAVIMDGNGRWAKQKGLPRAIGHQEGVKSLHEAVETLDDVGVKYLTAYTFSTENWYRPKHEVELLMKLMGKTMDDERPGLIKNNIRVRAIGRISDLPQSLQDTLSRLIADTARNTGLTLCLALSYGGRTEILDACRRAAETGKAPQTEAEFGALLYDPSLPDPDLLIRTGGDQRISNYLLWQSAYTELYFTEALWPDFRKAQLLAAIEDYAQRQRRFGRIDEE, from the coding sequence ATGCCTGAATTCCACAAAGTCCCCCGCCACATTGCCGTCATCATGGACGGCAACGGTCGCTGGGCAAAGCAAAAGGGCCTGCCCCGCGCCATTGGCCACCAGGAGGGGGTGAAGTCGCTCCACGAGGCGGTCGAGACCCTCGACGACGTCGGGGTGAAGTATCTCACGGCGTACACCTTCTCCACCGAAAACTGGTACCGGCCAAAGCACGAAGTCGAACTGCTGATGAAGCTCATGGGTAAGACAATGGACGACGAGCGGCCCGGCCTCATCAAGAACAACATCCGCGTCCGCGCCATCGGTCGCATCTCCGACCTTCCCCAGAGCCTGCAGGACACCCTGTCCCGCCTCATCGCCGACACGGCGAGGAATACCGGGCTCACGCTCTGTCTCGCCCTCAGCTACGGCGGTCGAACCGAGATTCTCGACGCCTGCCGTCGCGCGGCAGAGACCGGCAAGGCGCCCCAGACCGAAGCCGAGTTCGGCGCGCTGCTCTACGACCCGTCGCTGCCCGACCCGGACCTTCTCATCCGCACCGGCGGTGACCAGAGGATCTCCAACTACCTGCTTTGGCAGTCGGCCTACACGGAGTTATACTTCACCGAAGCACTCTGGCCTGACTTCCGCAAGGCCCAGCTACTCGCCGCGATAGAAGACTATGCCCAGCGGCAGCGCCGCTTCGGCCGCATTGACGAAGAGTAA
- the rpsI gene encoding 30S ribosomal protein S9 translates to MEKNYFATGSRKSATAKVWLVAGGSETIVNGQPFEEYFGRADLVSAAMSPLKTTGTSGFGLKCQCSGGGLSAQAAAVALGAARALVAYNPDLRKALRGAELLKRDPREKERMKYGLAKRRKRFQWTKR, encoded by the coding sequence ATGGAAAAGAACTACTTTGCCACCGGCAGCCGCAAGTCAGCCACGGCCAAAGTCTGGCTGGTCGCCGGCGGCTCCGAGACGATTGTCAACGGTCAGCCCTTCGAGGAGTACTTCGGCCGGGCCGACCTCGTTAGCGCGGCGATGTCGCCGCTGAAGACCACCGGCACTTCCGGCTTCGGGCTGAAGTGCCAGTGTTCGGGCGGCGGCCTCTCCGCTCAGGCTGCAGCCGTAGCTTTGGGTGCCGCCCGGGCTCTCGTCGCCTACAACCCCGACCTGCGCAAGGCCCTGCGCGGTGCCGAGCTACTGAAGCGCGACCCGCGTGAGAAGGAACGGATGAAGTACGGACTGGCCAAGAGGAGGAAGCGCTTCCAGTGGACCAAACGTTAA
- a CDS encoding ribosome recycling factor: protein MLDKVYSEYRQKMTKTIEVLESEFARIRTARANPAILDGVKVDYYGQPTPLKQVASISVPEPRQIVVQPWDRSAMVEIEKALQKAELGLTPKVEANLIRLPIPALTEERRRELVKLCAKLTEDSRVAVRNLRREANDAAKKLEKEKKITEDDSKTCTKKIQEMTDEFIKKLDELLKHKEAEVIEK from the coding sequence ATGCTAGACAAAGTCTATTCCGAATACCGGCAGAAAATGACCAAGACAATCGAGGTGCTGGAGAGCGAGTTCGCCCGCATCCGGACTGCTCGTGCCAACCCGGCCATCCTTGATGGCGTCAAGGTCGACTACTACGGTCAACCAACTCCCCTGAAGCAGGTGGCGAGCATCTCGGTACCCGAGCCACGCCAGATCGTGGTGCAGCCGTGGGACCGCTCGGCCATGGTCGAGATCGAGAAAGCGCTGCAGAAGGCCGAACTCGGCCTCACCCCCAAAGTCGAGGCCAACCTCATCCGCCTGCCGATTCCGGCCCTGACCGAGGAACGTCGTCGCGAACTCGTGAAGCTCTGCGCCAAGCTGACTGAAGATTCCCGCGTTGCGGTCCGCAATCTGCGGCGCGAGGCGAACGACGCGGCAAAGAAGCTCGAAAAAGAAAAGAAGATCACCGAAGACGACTCCAAGACATGCACCAAGAAGATTCAGGAAATGACCGACGAGTTCATCAAGAAACTTGACGAACTCCTGAAGCACAAGGAAGCCGAAGTCATAGAGAAGTGA
- the rpsB gene encoding 30S ribosomal protein S2: protein MDQTLTIKQLLEAGVHFGHHSRRWNPKMKPFIFGKKHGIFIIDLEKSLERMRLAYEAVRNITEAGRDVLFVGTKQQARPIIEEEATRCGSCYVTERWLGGLLTNFEILSTRITRLSDLERMINEGQYGRTTKKEALLLQREHKKLLRVFAGLKALDRLPGAVFVIDPVREATAVAEAQRVRIPVIALIDTNGNPDGIDYPIPGNDDALRSIRLVAGMIANAVMEGRKQFDTEEVQ, encoded by the coding sequence GTGGACCAAACGTTAACCATCAAGCAATTGCTCGAGGCTGGTGTCCACTTCGGGCACCATTCCCGTCGCTGGAACCCCAAGATGAAACCGTTCATCTTCGGCAAGAAGCACGGAATCTTCATCATCGACCTGGAGAAGAGCCTGGAACGCATGCGCCTTGCCTACGAGGCGGTGCGTAACATCACCGAAGCCGGCCGTGACGTACTCTTCGTCGGCACCAAGCAGCAGGCACGGCCGATCATCGAGGAGGAGGCTACTCGCTGTGGCTCCTGCTACGTAACTGAGCGCTGGCTGGGAGGCCTGCTCACGAACTTCGAGATTCTATCGACCCGCATCACGCGGCTTTCCGATCTGGAAAGGATGATCAACGAGGGACAGTACGGCAGGACGACCAAGAAGGAAGCCCTCCTTCTGCAGCGCGAGCACAAGAAGCTCCTCCGGGTGTTCGCCGGCCTGAAGGCGCTCGACCGCCTGCCCGGCGCAGTGTTCGTGATTGACCCCGTGCGCGAGGCAACCGCCGTCGCCGAGGCCCAGCGAGTCAGGATTCCGGTCATCGCCCTCATCGACACCAACGGCAACCCTGATGGCATCGACTACCCGATCCCGGGCAATGATGACGCTCTGCGTTCCATTCGGCTCGTGGCCGGCATGATAGCCAACGCGGTGATGGAGGGCCGGAAGCAGTTCGACACCGAGGAGGTCCAGTGA
- the tsf gene encoding translation elongation factor Ts, whose product MSQPTEKVVDLRRRTGAGMMDCKAAIEEATGDIEKAIEILRTKGIAKAAKKAERPTAAGVIESYIHPGERLGVLIEVDVETDFVARNQEFRRFVRDLAMHIAAADPAAIDRTGVAPEVIEREKRIYEEQVTQSGKPANIVEKIVQGKLEKFYADVCLLEQPFVKAPEKTVGDYLKETIAKFGENTVIRRFARFKLGE is encoded by the coding sequence GTGAGTCAGCCAACCGAGAAAGTCGTCGACCTCCGCCGCCGCACCGGAGCAGGCATGATGGACTGCAAGGCCGCGATCGAAGAGGCGACCGGTGACATCGAAAAGGCAATCGAGATCCTCCGCACCAAGGGCATCGCCAAAGCGGCGAAGAAGGCCGAGCGGCCGACCGCTGCCGGCGTGATTGAGTCCTACATCCACCCCGGGGAACGACTCGGCGTGCTCATCGAGGTGGACGTCGAGACCGACTTCGTCGCCCGCAACCAGGAATTCCGTCGGTTCGTGCGCGACCTCGCGATGCACATCGCCGCGGCCGACCCGGCGGCGATTGACCGGACCGGTGTGGCCCCTGAAGTCATCGAACGCGAGAAGCGTATCTACGAGGAACAGGTGACCCAATCCGGAAAGCCGGCCAACATCGTCGAGAAAATCGTCCAGGGCAAACTCGAGAAGTTCTACGCCGACGTGTGCCTGCTGGAGCAGCCTTTCGTGAAGGCTCCCGAGAAGACCGTGGGCGACTACCTGAAGGAAACCATCGCCAAGTTCGGCGAGAACACCGTAATCCGGCGTTTCGCTCGATTCAAGCTCGGTGAGTAA
- a CDS encoding uridine monophosphate kinase — translation MSNRRYNRLLLKISGDCFSDSKSLKRVADQLVSAQHAGANLAVVMGGGNILRGRDTRDMDQAAADKAGMLATVINGIKLTELLGSHAPARHFSAIAVPGTAAGYDIWQAREALKEGRILVLSGGTGNPFFSTDSAAALRAAELGMDTLLKGTRVAGVFSSDPEKNPKAEFYPTLTYQQALEERLAVMDLTAFALCMERKIPIVVFDITRPRAILDIMKGKRIGSLVC, via the coding sequence GTGAGTAACCGGCGCTACAATCGACTCCTGCTCAAGATATCCGGTGACTGCTTCAGCGACTCAAAGTCGCTGAAGCGCGTCGCCGACCAGCTGGTCTCGGCCCAGCACGCTGGCGCCAACCTCGCCGTCGTCATGGGCGGTGGGAACATCCTGCGCGGCCGCGATACCCGAGACATGGACCAAGCCGCAGCTGACAAAGCCGGAATGCTCGCCACGGTCATCAACGGCATCAAGCTGACCGAACTGCTCGGCTCCCATGCCCCTGCAAGGCACTTTTCGGCCATCGCCGTGCCCGGGACCGCGGCGGGCTACGACATCTGGCAGGCCCGCGAAGCGCTGAAGGAGGGAAGGATCCTTGTTCTCTCCGGCGGCACCGGCAACCCTTTCTTTTCGACCGACTCGGCCGCGGCGCTCCGGGCCGCGGAACTGGGCATGGACACGCTGCTGAAAGGTACGCGTGTGGCCGGAGTCTTCTCTTCCGACCCGGAGAAGAACCCCAAGGCGGAGTTCTACCCGACACTTACCTACCAGCAGGCGCTCGAAGAACGACTCGCGGTGATGGATCTCACGGCCTTCGCCCTCTGCATGGAGCGGAAGATACCGATAGTGGTGTTTGACATCACGCGGCCGCGGGCTATCCTTGACATCATGAAGGGAAAACGAATCGGGAGTCTTGTATGCTAG
- the rplM gene encoding 50S ribosomal protein L13, whose translation MKTYVARKDDIKSEWYLFDAGGQTLGRLATQIAVRLMGKHRPIYTPHIDSGDHVVVVNAAGIKLTGKKYDEKLYHRHSMYPGGLKTFTYAQVVERFPTRPLELAVKRMLPKNRLQAKRMARLHVYTGAEHSHQAQKLTPVK comes from the coding sequence ATGAAGACTTACGTCGCCAGGAAAGACGACATAAAGAGCGAGTGGTATCTGTTTGACGCCGGCGGTCAGACCTTGGGCCGCCTCGCCACACAGATAGCTGTTCGTTTGATGGGCAAGCACAGGCCAATCTACACCCCCCACATCGACTCGGGCGACCACGTGGTCGTGGTTAACGCCGCGGGCATCAAGCTGACGGGCAAGAAGTACGACGAGAAGCTCTACCACCGCCACTCCATGTACCCGGGCGGCCTGAAGACATTCACCTACGCCCAGGTCGTGGAGCGGTTCCCGACCCGGCCGCTGGAACTGGCGGTGAAACGGATGCTGCCCAAGAACAGACTGCAGGCAAAGAGGATGGCTCGGCTCCACGTCTACACAGGAGCCGAACACAGTCACCAGGCCCAGAAACTCACACCGGTCAAATAA